One Carya illinoinensis cultivar Pawnee chromosome 5, C.illinoinensisPawnee_v1, whole genome shotgun sequence genomic window, ATTGGCATTGCCACTTCCATGCAACTGAGAGTACAAAGTCCCGTTAAACATGTGCTTGTACACCAAAAGCTTCTCTTCCTCCACCACACAAAAACCCAACAACGGCACCAAATTGGGATGCCTAAGCTGCCCCAACCTGTTCATCTCCGACCGGAATTGCTTCTCGCCAAAATTACAAGCATTAAGCCGCTTGATTGCGAGGGCCGAACCGTCCGGCAACACGGCCTTGTAAGAAACCTCCGTTCTTGTCGAGATCACTATGTGTTCCGAGTTGAAATTGTTCGTCGCCGCCAATAAATCCGCCAACCTGACTTTGACGATGGGTTTCTGAAACAAAGAAACTTGCACAAGCTTGTGTGACCTCAGCAGCTCGACCCAGCTACCATCACCCCAACCACCACTACCGACACCGTAGCCTCGCTTTTCCCCAGTCCTGACGAAGCACCACCACCAAGTCAAAAACCCCATAAACAAAGACCCGGCGGCACCTATAACACCGGCGGCGACGATAATAGCGAGGCTTTTGCTACTCAGTCCACCACACTTGGACCCGAGGGGCTTTCCGCAGAGCCCACCGTTCCCATCAAAGACCGATTCGTCGAATTTCCCCAAATCTGATGGTATAGAACCCGAAAGATCGTTGTTGGCCACAGAGAGCTTCTTCAAGCGATCCAGGCGGCCGAGGCCGTAAGGGATCGAACCAGAGAGGCGATTACCGCTCAAAATCAAGGTGTTGAGGAACTTGCAATCGGCTATCTCCGGAGGGATCGGTCCAGATAGGCTGTTGGAGGAGAGATCTAAGGTTACGAGGTAGGGCAGCCATTGGCAGATTTGAGGAGGGATGGGGGCGGAGAGAGAATTGCCGGAGAGATCGAGGTTCTGGAGGTTCCGGCAGTACTTAAGAGACTCCGGTACCCCACCAGCAAGCTGCATCGACGGGAGCTCGAGGCTGAGCAGGCGCGTCTCCTTGTCGTTCCAGCAGGTCACCCCTTGCAGCTTGCAGATTATGGCAGCCGAGGTGTTGGTGAAAGTCCAGGAACCGAGCTTGTTCGTCGGGTCAGAGAGCGAGCGCTTCACGCCCTCGAGGCACATCACATCGTCTTCGATGGAATTGCACGGGAACGAGCACAAAAGCAAGACTGAAGCTAAAAAAGGAACCACAATCTTCATGGCGCAAGAGTTAAAAGAGTTACAGTGACCTGGTTCGTCTAGACTTTCCCTTCTCTCTTCGCTTTATTGGCGCTGTTAGCTAGGGCGGTGCGGCGGTAGCGGAGACCGGCGGATAAGGGAGACGAGAGAGATATGGCGGACAGCGAATACGTTCGGTACGGTATAACGGTGTGCGCGCACACAAAAAGAGAATGCAGCTTTTGACTGCCAGTCGAACTTCACTTGCTTGTTTGAATTTGTTTTAGGATCGAGAAATACAAAAGCGACGACGTTTAATATTCAAGCCGCCAGCCGGACTTAGAGCGACACGTATGCAGTTACAAGGGCATCTTAGTTGGGAGGTCTTTAGTGACAGACACGTTGATCCTTATTCAAcgtgtattaatatattattaataataataagatggaGGGTTGAAGTCTGAAAGCTGAGTAATTACCAGTTTAGTTGGGCTCTATCAGCCAATCAGGGGACGTTTGTACCTGATCTACTTGCTTAATTAATACTATGATTGTGAGAGGTTTGGGCTTGGAACTGGCCCCCtggatttattatataattattaataatttattaataaatatgcatataattttccttattcaatgaattaagattTATCCTTCATTCCATAAGAGTACTagtaatgatttatttatttttatttttttagttaaatttagataaacttatcataattttatctatattaatttatttatctttataattttaaataattataaatagtcatTATTCATGTTTAAAGATATTCTGTTtcttagtcaaatattattttattattttttctctttcttctcaactctcttttttctctctttttctctcttttcttttttctctttttttctttaatattttattattatttgataaaaaaatatataatttaatataaaatttttttttcatatttaaaattaattttcaaaacatataattttacatataaaataaaaaaattattaccaaTACTACAAGACATTATAAGATGCGGTACTTGTCACGTCAGCACAAGCAACATTAATTAGTTGACTTTGCTAATATGACATGTCACATCAGTCCATGCAAAACACTATTTCTACAAAAATCCAAGTACTTATGAtttctaatttaaataaataaatgaacttcattaatatctatatatttctGTCATTCAGAATCGGGCTTAGCGCCTTGAAGGTGCCCGGAAGCCCAAGGTTCTGGCTACAAATCAGACTCAAACCCTCGGGTCTGGCCCGTGGCGAGGGCTGGTAATCCACTGCTCTAATTTGCGGCTGAAGTAAAGCTTCGGACAAGAAAAGTGTCGTTATGGGTTGACAGAGAtgctaataattatatatgtttagtTATTCAAAAGTAGTTCAGCTGCAGAATCTGACCAAAGAAAACGAGGCATGCAGCAGCACAGAATATGCACAGAAAAAGCTGAAATCTAGAGCGTGGGCATACATTCAGTTAACGGcgatgaagatgaagaatttGGGACCATGCAAAGGTAAATAGACTCATGCACTACCTGCAgacattatatatatcatgtaatatCAGCACTCGGAGAGATTCTGACAAACAGTGGGGAGATAAGAATTGAGAAAGCAAAGctaaagaaaacaagaaaaggaTCAGTTAGGAATCTTGCATGCATGTCCACAAGCTGCTAACTAGGTGTTTCTATTTTTCTAACTGACGAGGCGTATCTGCCAAAATCAAATGGAAGTTTGAACTTCTCGTGGAGCAATTGAATAGCTTGGGGGCCCGGCgcccgcggggggggggggaagagagggagagacgaTTGCAGTGTAAGAAATTGTTAACGCCTAAATACAGCATAATAAGTTAGAAGGGGAGACAAATCAATTTTAGGCCTGCTAAGATTGTTTGGGCCTTAATCGATGTAGAGTGAAGTCCCTGGTGATGGTCCGGTGCGACTATATGAGatcaatatatacatacattgtGGTAAgcagtaaataaatatagagaaGATAAAGAGACAATGACACCCAGATTTACATTGTTCGGATTAACGCCTATGTCTATGGGGTTTTAGGGAGTGGAGAGTCCATTATAATAGTCTCTCTTTCTCACAGCACAATGGAGATCTTGTTGTTGTAGTCTTAGTCGAGAGTTTACAGAAACTCAAGAAGTTTTAATCGAAGAAGAAGTCAGTCCCCCCTTGGAAGTGATCTGgtctcttttctttatcatccaCCCTTTACCAACTTTAAATCCATTCACTTCTCTTTTATGACACATTACCTCTCCTTTCTATCACCCCTCTATGCATGTGTATAAAAAAGCTTGACCCAATTAATCTGAAAGGCCCAACATGGGCCCATCCGACTACAGTCGAGTTCATTGGGTCAAACCCAATACCAGATTTATTATACTTAATATTGATCGAAACCGATCACACGAGGAAACAACCAACGACCATTGTGAAACAACCAGCACCCATTGTTCTGTTTCAAAAAAGGAGATTCTGCTTCCAAGACGTCGAAGACGAAGAGGTTGACAAAAAATCAAGCTTCTAAATTTGGCCTCGGATGAagcaaaaggaagaaaaatagtCATAG contains:
- the LOC122310892 gene encoding probable inactive receptor kinase At1g27190 — its product is MKIVVPFLASVLLLCSFPCNSIEDDVMCLEGVKRSLSDPTNKLGSWTFTNTSAAIICKLQGVTCWNDKETRLLSLELPSMQLAGGVPESLKYCRNLQNLDLSGNSLSAPIPPQICQWLPYLVTLDLSSNSLSGPIPPEIADCKFLNTLILSGNRLSGSIPYGLGRLDRLKKLSVANNDLSGSIPSDLGKFDESVFDGNGGLCGKPLGSKCGGLSSKSLAIIVAAGVIGAAGSLFMGFLTWWWCFVRTGEKRGYGVGSGGWGDGSWVELLRSHKLVQVSLFQKPIVKVRLADLLAATNNFNSEHIVISTRTEVSYKAVLPDGSALAIKRLNACNFGEKQFRSEMNRLGQLRHPNLVPLLGFCVVEEEKLLVYKHMFNGTLYSQLHGSGNANSQYGFLDWPTRLRIGVGAARGLAWLHHACQPPYMHQNISSNVILLDYDFEARISDFGLARLVASRDSSDSSYVNGDLGEIGYLAPEYSSTMVASLKGDVFAFGVVLLELVTGQKPSDVTNAGEGYKGNLVDWVSQLLVTGGSKDAIDKALGGIGHDDEILQLMRIACTCVASRPKDRPSMYQVYESLKNMAESHGFADQYDEFPADFGKQDPA